The DNA window CGCGGCTTGCGAAGGGCGCACGCGAAGTCGTCCTGATCCAGGTCGGCAAGGGCTCGGGCGCGCTCGATATGGAGGAGGCTGCGGTCTATCTCTCGCGCCACGGGATCAGGCCCGAACTGATAAAGCGCGACCGCGAGCCGACCGTGGCTGCCGCCCTGCTCGACCAGGTGCAGCTGATCGGTGCGCAATTGCTCGTGATGGGGGCCTATGGCAGCCTGCCGAGCGCGGAGCGGATCTTCGGCGGCGTGACCCGCACGATGCTCCAGCAGAGCCCTGTGCCGTTGCTGCTGGCGCATTGAGGCGGCACCCGGCCCTTCTTTCCCTCGTTCCAGCTCGCCCCGCCGTCGGGGGGAGACGGGGCGCCCGTCAGTTGTTTTCGCGCGGCGCGAGCAGGGTGTGCTCTGACAGCCAGCGTCTTTCCGAACCCAGCCCCGCGGCAAAGGCGATCCGCAGCGCATCGGCGAAGCTGTGCACGTCGAGCTTGCCCATCACGTTGGCGCGATAGACCTCGACAGTGCGCGAACTGATGCCGAGATCGTAGGCGATCGTCTTGTTGGGATAGCCGCAGGCGAGCCCATCGAGCACTTCCTGCTCGCGCGAGGTGAGCCGGCCGAGCTGGGTCTTGGCCCATTCCTTGCGGTTGAGCCGTTCCTCGCTGTCGCGCATCGTTTCGAAAGCGGCCTGCACGGCGGCGAGGACATTCTGGCGATCGACCGGTTTCTGGAGGAAATCGACCGCGCCTTCCTGCATCGCCTTGACGGCCATGGTCACGTCACCGTGACCGGTCAGGAAGATGACGGGAAAGTTGAATCCCTCCCGCTTCATCTCCTGCTGCAATTCTAGCCCGTCCATCCCCGGCATCCTGATGTCGACGAGAGCGCAGGCGGGCGTCATCTTGTCGGCGCCCTTGAGAAAGCTTTCGGACCCGCACCAACGCATCACGTCATAGCCCGAATTCGACAGCAGGAAATCAAGCGACCGCCTGATCGATTCCTCGTCATCGACTACATGAACCAGCCAGCGTTCAATCGCCATGTTCGTCCTCCTCCCTTAAGCAGGGCACCGTGAAGACGAAACCCGCACCGTCGGCGAGATCGGGGTCGTACCAGATCCGCCCGCCATGAGCCTCGATGATGGTCCGGCAGATGGCGAGACCCATGCCCATGCCGTCTTTCTTGGTCGTGCTGAAGGGCTCGAACAGCCGTTCGATGCGCTCCGGCGGGACGCCGGGGCCGGAATCGGTGACGGTGAACCGCACCGCGCTGCCATCGCAGGTGATGGCGACGTTCACCTCTCCGTCGCGTTCGATCGCATCGACCGCGTTGCGCATGAGATTGAGCAGAACCTGCTGGATCTGCACCCGGTCGACGAAAACGTGCTTGAGTTCCGGCCCGACCGTGACCGATCGCTCGATGTTGCGATGGCGGGTGCCGGCCGTCCCAAGTGCGATGGCATCGCGCACGAGCCTGCCCGGATCCTCCAGCGTGCGTTCGATCTCACCGCGTGCGACGAAGCTGCGCAGCCGCTTGACGATCTCTCCTGCCCGCAGCGCCTCGTGCCCGGCCTGCTCAAGTGCATCGGCGACCTTCTCGATCGAATCCGTTTCCGCCCGGCGCAGCAGTTCTGCCGAAGTCTGGACGATGTTCCCGATCGCCATGAGCGGCTGGTTGAGTTCGTGCGCGATCGAGGTGGCGAGCGTTCCCATCTCGCTCACGCGGGCGATGTGAGCGAGTTCGCGCTGCAATTCCTCGAGCCGCGCCTCGGTCGCCTCCTTCTCGGTAAGGTCCTGGACGAAGCCCGCGAACATCCGCTGCCCGCCGCCGAAAGCCTCGCCGATCCTGAGCGAATGCGGAAAGATCGTGCCGTCCTTGCGCAGGCCGTAGACCCGGCGCTTCGACCCGATGACCCTGCTTTCCCCCTGCGAACGATAGCGCTGCATGTGGCCATCGTGCTCCTCGCGGTCGGGCGAAGGCATCAGCATCGACACGTTGCGCCCGATCACCTCGTGCGCGCAATAGCCGAACATCTCTTCGGCCGTCTTGCTGAAGAGCAGGATCCTGCCGTCCACATCGATCACGATCAGCGCTTCGGGCACGGTGTCGAGAATCGAGCGAAGGAGGACCGTGCTCGCCTCGAGCGAGCGCGCCTGCGTGTCCTCATGGGTTATGTCGCGCACGATCTGCCCGAACCCGCTAGGCAGGACATCGTCCCCTTCCACGCGCGAGATCGTCACCTCGGCGAGGAAACGGGACCCGTCCTTGCGCGTGCGCCAGCAGCGGTCGCGGAACGACCCGTTCTTGCGCGCAAGCTCGAGCTGCCTTTGCGGCAGGCCCCGCTCGCGCTCGGACGGGTCGAACAGGATATCGAAGTGCCGACCCTGCACCTCCGCCTCGCGCCAGCCGCACAGGCGTTGGGCTCCCTGGTTCCAGATCGTTATGCGCCCCTCGTCGTCGAGCATGCAGAGCGCAAAATTCTCCGCGATGTCGATGAAGAGCGACAATTCCTGCTTCAGCACCTTGGACCTGAGGTGCTGCTCCATCTCAGCGGTGATATCCTCGCAGACCATCAGGGCGCCGCGCACCGCGCCCTTCGTGTCCTTCCACGGCGAGACGCTCCACCGGATCCACTCGACACCGCCGTCGGCGCGTTCGAGCCGGTCGAAATCGCTAGCGATCGTCTCGCCATCGAGCGCTTGCCCGAGCACTTTGCGCCAGGGCCCCTGATGGCAGGAAGATACATGGTCGGGGGAATAGGGCGGACCGGAGTCCGCAGGCAGGTCGAACAACCCCTTCCAGCGCGCATTGCACAGCACGCAGGCAAGATCTGTATCGAACAAGGCGATCGCTGCCGGGATCTGGTCGATCATGGGAGCGACCAGCCGGACATAGGGAATTCGCTCCGTGCGGAAATTGATGTCCGCCTTGTTCATCCGCTCTCTTGGGCCCCGTTATACGACGTCAATTGTCCTCGCGCCAGTGTCGGGGGACAAGCCATTGGGGACATCCGTAATATTACGGAGAAGTGGCGCGAAGTGCGCACGGCGCTTTCTTTCGGGCCCCTAGACAACCGCTAGAATCATCGAAAATCGATCGCCTTTTTTTTGGCGGCAATGGACTGTCGGGGGCAATCGAAGACAGTGGCGGGGCGGCCCATCCTCGGTTAGGGTGGCAGCGTCATGGCCGACAATTTCCCGATAGCCACGCTGACGCTCAATCCGGCGATCGACCTGTCCTTCGCGGTCGACCGGATCTACCCGCTCCACAAGATGCGCGGCGACAGCGAGCGACACGATCCGGGCGGCGGCGGGATCAATGTCTCGCGCGTCATAGCCCGGCTCGGCGGGACCGCGCCCTGCCATTATTTCGCGGGCGGGCCGGGCGGCGCGGCGTTCGATCACCTGCTCGACCGGCACCAGCTGGTGAAGCGCCCGATCCCCATCTGCGGCTCGACCCGGATCAGCACCACCGTCTACGAACGCGCGGGCGATGCCGAATATCGCTTCACCACCGACGGACCCGAAATATCGCCCGGCGAATGGGCCGCCTGCCTCGAACGCTTTCGCAGCCTGCGCTGTTCGTGGCTGGTGCTGAGCGGGACATTGCCGCGCGGCGTGCCCGACAATGCCTATGCCGAGCTTGCCGCGATGGCTGCGGCGAACGGCGCGAAAGTTGTGCTCGACAGTTCGGGGCGCGGCCTTGCCGGGGGTCTTTCCGGGTCAGGGGTCTTCCTCGTCAAGCCGAGCCTGAGCGAATTGCGCGCCTTCACCGGCGAGGATCTTTCGACCGACAGGGATATCGCCCAGGCCGCCGGGCGCATGGTAGCGGCCGGGTCGGCACGCCATGTCGCGGTGACGCTGGGCGCAGACGGCGCGCTGCTGGTCGGCGAGGACCGGCATGTCCGCCTGCCCGCGCTCGAGGTCGAACGGCGCAGCGCGGTCGGAGCGGGGGACAGCTTCCTTGCGGCCATGGTCTTCGCGCTCAGCGGGGGACGCGCGATAGAGGAGGCGTTCAGGCACGGCATCGCGGCGGGCGCGGCGGCCGTCATGACGCCGGGAACGGGTCTTGCCGAGCCGCGCGACATCGAACGCCTCCTGCCGCTTACCGGAGGCTAGGAAGCCGGCACGGTGCGGATCAGTCCTCTGCCCGATTGCCGCGCGCGCGCTCCATGATCCGCACCACCTCGGCATCGCTTGTCTGGCTGAAATCGCCGTAATGCTGTCCCACCGATCCGAACGGTTCGGGCAATTCGAGCACCACGATCTCGTCGCACAAGGGGGCGAGCCTGTCGGCAATGTCGCGCGGGGCGACGGGCACGGCGAGGATCAGCCGCTCTGCGCCCGCCTTGCGCGCTCCGCGAATGGCGGCGGTGATGGTCGACCCGGTGGCGATCCCGTCATCGACGATCACCACTGTGCGCCCCTCCATGCGCGGCTTTCGCCGATTGCCCATATAGGCCATCCGGCGGCGTTCGAGTTCGACCAGCTGGCGGCTCATCTCGCGCTGGAGATAATCGGTCCCCGGCGCGATGATCTCGAGCGCCTCGTCGTTGAGGACGACCTGCGGGTCCTCGCCGTCCACCACCGCTCCGATCGCATATTCGGGATTGCCGGGCGCACCGAGCTTGCGGACCATCATCAGATCGAGCTCCGCATCGAGCGCGCGGGCGATCTCGCAGGCGACCGGCACCCCGCCGCGCGGCAGGGCGAGGATCAGCGGATCGTGTCCGCGCAGATGGCCGAGCCTTGCTGCAAGCTGCTTTCCGGCGCTGGCCCTGTTCTCGATCACGGACGCTATCCTCATCCCATCAACACCTCGCCGAACGCAGAATGGCGATCGAACCGGCGGCTCGCACGCCCGGCAGGCCGGGCCGATGCCCCCGCTTCCCCGGACAGGTGGCCGGCACCAGGGTCGATGACGATTTCGTGCGGTGCAGTCAGCGATTTTAAGAGGAAACTAGGCAAGGAAGATGGATCGTCCATGGCTACAATCCGAACGGGTAGGTTTCAGGCGCGCCTTCGGGCCGCTCGACACCCAGGGGTGTGACCGGAGTGGTCTCCTCGAACCAGACATAGGCATCGAACTGGTCGGCGAGCACGGCTTCGAAGTAATGGCTGAGATATTCGCTCTCGGGGCGGTAGACGACGCCGATCGCGCGCTCGAGCAGGGTGCGGCGCAGCTGTTCGGCGAGCGTGCGCCGGGAGGGGGAGCGCCAGTCGGTCAGCGAGCGAGCGAAACCGGCATGCCGAAAGGCGTGCTCCCAGCTGTCGATCCGCGCGGGGCGCACGGTCTTGACCTGCATCCGCCCGCCCCATTCGCTTGCCGCCGCGACGGTGCCGCGATCGGTGCCGAAGCCGATGGCGACGCATTCGTCGCCGTGCGCCATGCGGCACAATTCGCCGATGTTGAATTCGCCCCGCCATCCCATCGCGGTCGCCGCGGCGTTGCCGACATGCGAATTGTGCGCCCACACGACTGCCTTTGCGGTATCGCCGCCATGGGCAAGGAGCGACTGAAGCGTCGCGAACATGTGCCGGTCGCGCAGGTTCCAGCTTTCGGCCGCGCCGCGGTAGAGCGCGCGGTAATATTTCTCGGCCGTGACGGCGATGCGCGCGTTCTGCACCGCGTCGAACCAGCCTTTGCCATTGTCGTCCAGCGCCGCGAGTCGCAGGTCGAGCAGGTCGCGCAATTGCCCCACCACCTCGTTCTCGCAGCTTTCGCGCCCGCCATGGACCACCGCATGGCCGTAGCGCGCCGGGTCCTCGCGCCAGGGAAACAGGCAGCCATAGCGTTCCCGCGCGAGCGCGGCATCGAACGGGTCGCGCTCCTCGAGGAAATCGATCACCGCATTCATCGACTGGTTCAGCGAATAGATGTCGAGCCCGCGAAACGCGACCTGGCGTCCGGCTGGCAGGCCTTGATTGTGCCCGCGCAGCCAGTCGGCGAATTCGAGCGTTTCGAGATTGCGCCACATCCAGGTAGGAAACCGCACGAAGGCATCGCCCTGCGCGGGCCGTGCGGCAACGTGGCCCCCGTCGCGGCGGACGTAACCGTCGATCCGCGCTGCATCGGGCCAGTCGGCCTCGACCGCGACGATCGAAAAGCCGTGGCGCTCGACCATCCGGCGCGTGATCGCTGCGCGCGCGCGGTAGAATTCGCTGCTGCCATGGGTCGCCTCGCCCAGAAGCAGCACTTTCGCATCGGCGAAGCGGTCGAACCGGCTCCCGAAACGGGCGGCATCGGCCGGATGCGGCAGGGGCTCGGCGGCATCGTGCAGAAGGACGGACAGCTGCGGCAGCTCGGTGTTCTCACGCGTCGCGGTAATCGCATTCATCGGCCGCCTCCCGAGGATAGGATAAATGCGCCCTGCCATCGGCGCATTCGTCAGCCAAAGGCAAGCACGGCCCCGAAGCGCACGGCTTCGGGACCGCCGAGTCTGGGTCAACAAAGGGGCGAACCCGCGGGGTTCCCTGACCCGTGATGCGCGGGCGCATCTCGTTTTGGGAACCTCCGCGAGCCCTGGTCATACGATCGTCGCGCAGTCTTGGGTCAGAACCTTTTCTTTGCGATCCGGTTCAAAACGAAGCTGGCGCTCCCGTCTGACAATCATCGTCTAGGCCTGCCGCACGGCGCCCTCCATCGGTAGATGTCCCTAAGGATCCTTGCGGGATCGCCCTATGCCTCGTCCATTCGGTGAAATCGCCCGCACTACGGACAATTGCGAAGGGCGTTCGCGAAAGGCCCCCGCCACATTCGCCCGGCAACAGGACGGACAGGAAGAAGGGAAACCGGCATGCCGCATGCACTCATCATCGACGAAAACATCGCGATCAGTCGCGCCATCCAGCATCACCTGGGCGGGCTCGGCTTTGCCTCCTTCGACATCACCTGGACCGAACAGCAGGCGCTCGACGCGGCGGCGCGACGGCGGCCCGACATCATCGTGATCGGCGACGACATCGAATGGGGATCCGCGATCCGCGCGGCGCGCAGGATCTCGCTCGACGATTCGATCCCGGTGCTGATGGTGAGCGGGAATCCGGCACGGGCAAGCGAACGGCTCGAAATGGCATCGAGCTATGAAGGCCCGTTCCGCGTCAACCAGATCGAGGAAGCGGTCGGCATCGCGCTGGAAGGCAGGCCCGTCCTGCACTGATGGCGAAGCCCCCCCCCCCCCGCAGGGTCGTTCAGGCCGAAAGCAGGCGGTGCGTGATCTCGGCCACGGGCATGGCGGTGTAATCGCGGTCGATCTCGGCCAGCAGCTTGTCCCTCACTTGCCGGGGGCAGGTGCAACGCAGCCGGCCGAGCGAGACGGGATCGGCGACTATCACGATGGCGGGCGTGCTTTCCTCCGCGAATTCCGCGAGCGCGGCCATCGCCCCTTCGAGAAACTCCCTTTCGTGCGCGCCATGCGGATCGCCCGTCTCATAGCTGCTGCGCGCGGGAGTTTGGCTCGAAAAGGTCCGGCCCGGCGCGCCGGAAAACAAATAGCGGTTGGGAACAAGGACGACCTCGCGATGCTCGAGCACCTCGAGCCGGGGATAGACCGCATCGCCCGCATTGCGCAGCAGGACCATGCGCGCTCCGTCGGTGACGAGGACGAGTGTGCGGTTCGGCAGTTTCATGGCGCGCTTTCCTCCACCTGCGCCGCGCACGGCGATACCGGTCGCGCGGCAGTTTCGGCGAGGGGATCATCACGGTCGATCGGGACCGCCCCGCCATCCATGACCCGGGAAACCTTGACCATCGAACTTCTTCCCTTTCGAGCCGCCTTCGTGGTGCGCAAGGCAGGGCGATAATGCGCTGCGGGCGGGGCCGGTTCTCTCCGTAGAGTTCCCGATCAGGCGCGGCCGGCTGCGGCTCCGCTGGGCTGAGGGACCGGGTCGGAAGAGGAGGCGGGGCGCGTACCGGGCGCCGGGGCGAGGACAAGCAGCACTTCGCGCCTTTTGCCTTCGCCCGGAAAGTCGATCGGACCGCTTTCGGCCTGTTCGCCGTCGATCGTCAGCGCGCTGGCCTCGCCGCGGCGCACCTCGATCTCGATCACGCCCTGCCCTCGCACCGAGGCGCAGAAGCCGTCCCAGTCGGGCGGCAGGCACGGGGCAAGATCGATCCGCCCGCGATCGAGACGGATGCCGAGAATGTGCTCGCTCGCGAGCCGCCATGCCCATCCGGCAGCGCCGGTATACCACGTCCACCCGCCTTGCCCGAGATGTTCGTCACCGCCGCTGATATCGCCCGCCGCGGCATAGGGCTCGACCGCGTAGCGCATTGCATCCTCGACCGTGGCGGCGTGGCATGCAGGGTTGATCCGGTCGAACACTTCCTTTGCCTGCGCCCCGTCGCCAAGCATCGCGCAGGCTATCCCGAGCCAGGCCGCGGCATGGCTGTATTGCCCGCCATTCTCGCGGATGCCGGGTGGATAGGCCTGGATGTAGCCGGGATCGCGCGGCGAGTCGGCGAACGGCGGGTCGAGCAGCCGGGCAATGCTGTCCGAAGGCCGCACGAGCTGTTCGAAGGCGCTGTCCATCGCCCGCCGCGAGCGGGCGCTGTCGCCGCCGGCGATCACCGACCAGGCCTGCACCAGTGCATCGATCCGGCATTCCTCGTTTTCCGCCGAACCCCAGGGCCGCCCATAATCGTCGAAGGCGCGCAGATACCATGCCCCGTCCCAGCCATGCTCCTCGAGCGCGCGGGTCAGCTGGTCCGCCCGCGCGATCCAGCGCGCGCCGAATTCGGGTTGTCCTGCCGCCTGCGCCACGTCGGAAAAGGAACGGATGGAAGCGATGAGAAACCAGGCGAGCCACACGCTCTCGCCCTTCCCGCCCGCCCCGATCCTGTTCATGCCGTCATTCCAGTCGCCATCTCCGATCAGCGGCAGGCCGTGCTCTCCGGTGCGAAAGGCGCGGTCGAAGGCGCGGCGGCAATGCTCGAACAGGCTGCCGCTCTCGCCATGCGCGAATTCGCCGTAACGATCCGCCTCGTCTGGCGCGAGTTCCGGCGCGCGCAGGAACGGCACCTCCTCATCGAGGATCGTCATGTCGCCGGTTGCCCTGACATAGTCGGCGGTCACGAAAGGCAGCCAGACGAGATCGTCGGAACAGCGCGTGCGCACTCCCTTTCCCGAAGGCGGATGCCACCAATGGAGCACGTCGCCCTCCTCGAACTGGTGGGCGGCGGCCCTGAGGATGTGCGCGCGCGCGATCCCGGGCGCGGACAGGAACAGCGCCGAGACATCCTGCAACTGGTCGCGGAAACCGAACGCGCCCGATGCCTGGTAGAAGCCCGCGCGGGCGTACACCCGCGAGGACAGGATCTGATAGGGCAGCCAGCGATTGACCATCAGGTCGAAAGCCGGATCGGGCGTCTTGACCTCGAAAGAGGCGAAACGCTCCTCCCAGGAAGCGATGGTGTTGGCCGCTGCCACCGCCGCCGCGCCGGGACCGCGCAACCGGGCGAGGCAATCGGCGATTTCGTCCTCTCCTGCGGCCATGCCGAGGAAGAAGACCGTCCCGGCCTCGCCTCCGGGCGCGATGTCGATATGGACCTGGAGGGCGGCGGCGGCATCCTCCCCCGAATTGCCGGACCGGTCGCCGAGGCCCCATGCGCCGAGCGCGACGGGCCGCTTCCAGTCGGGCGGTTCGCCCAGCACGTCAGAGCGCGAAGTCGAAAGGCCGTGGATCGTCCCTTCCCCCGCAAGAAAGGCGATGCCCCCGCCCATAGCTCCGTCCATCGGGTTCTGCCCGAGGATCGCGGCGAGGTCGGCGCGGTAGCGGCTGGTGCGAAGCGGTGCCGGATCGGCGGCGTTCGCACCGATGATCCAGTCGGCCAGGAACGTCGCGGTGATCCTTCGCGCCTGCCCGCTCGTATCGCGCAGCGTGAGACGCACGATCTTGACCGGATCGTCTTCGGCAAGCGAGCAAGCCAGCGTCTGTTCGAGCCCGTCCGAATTCCGTGTCCAGATCGTCTCGCCCGGCCGGTGCTCGATCCGGCAGGGCGCATCGCGGCCGGCGGGAAGCGGAGTGACCGTCCAGACCCGTCCGCTCGCCTCGTCGCGCAGGTAAAGCGCCTCTCCCGAAGGATCGCGCAGTGGATCGTTGTGCCATGGCGTGATCCGCTGCTCGCCGCTGTTGCCGCCGAAAGTGAAGCCGAGCCCGGCTTCGGTGACGACCGTCCCGAAGGAGGCATTGGCGATGACATTGGACCAGGGCGCAGGCGTCGCCTCGCCCGGTGCGAGCTCGATCGCGTAATCGCCCGCCGGGGTGAAACCGCCCGGCCCCGCCACGAGCGCGCGATCCTCGTGCGCGGGACCCCGCCCCTCGCCCGAACTGTCTTGCGCCGGCGCTGCGGAGGGCAGGAAGGCAGGCAGCGGGACGGGCCCGGCCCGACCGCTGTCGATCTGCCTCTCGACCGCCTCCAGCCCGGCCCGCAGCGTCACTCTCGCCGCGGCTTCGAGCGCCGCCACCAGATGCGCCTCGCGCTGCTCCTTGCCGATCAGGACGATCCCGCCGCGCTGGCCGAGATGGTCCTCCACTCCGACATCGCGCAGGCTTTCGGCGATGCGCTCGCGTACCGGATCGATATAGCCCGGCGGGCCGGGATAGAGGATCGCGAGGTCGACCGGATGGCCATGCCAGCGCCACAGCCTGTGCGCGCGCAGGACAAACCGCAGATCCTCGCCGGCGACATCCTCGCCGGGTTCGTAGACCAGGATCGGCAGGTCGCCCGACAGGCCAAGCTCCCAAAGGTCCTGGCGCCGCGCCTCGCCGCTGGCGGGATTGCGCGGCCCCGGTTCCGCGACGAGCGCCGAGAACAGCAGCTGCGCATCGCGCAGTCGTTCCGGCAACAGGCCGATCCGCGCAAGGTCTGCACGCGCGCGGTGCTTCGCATCGCCGTCGATCCAGTCGAGCGCGGCGAGCGAGCCATAGCGTTCGAGAACTTCGAGCGCTTCCTCACCGCTCGGCGCGAGCGCGGTGACGACGGCGATCTCCGCCTCGCCATGCGCGGGCAGCGAAATCCGCGCCGCGAGCACCGATGCCGCATCGAGCGGATGCGTCTCTAGCGAAGCGGGACGCGCTGCGACCTCGGGAAAGGCGCGATGCGTAGCCAGCCTTCCGCGCGCATGGCGGCGCGATACCTCGAACCCCGTCACGCGCACCCGCCCGGGCGTGCCGACGATCCGCTGCGCCATGGCGAGACCGGGTGCATCCGCATCGCGCGACCGGCGCGTAAAGACCAGCGCATCCGTGGGTGGGTGATGACGCGCTTCGACGAACAGCCGGGCGAAAGCGGGATGGCGATTCCATTCTCCGAGCGGGGCGAGCGCGATTTCGGCATCGCTCGCGAAGTCGAGATGCATCGTTCTTGCCGAATGGTTGACGAGCCGCAGCCGGTGGAGCGCGACATCGTCGACCGGGGCGACGAGCATTTCATGCACGGCGGAAAGGTCTCCGGCCTGGCTTCGGATCTCGAGCTTGTGCGGATGGATCACGGCGCTGCGTCCGGCCGCCGGGGGGAAGGGCGACAGGGTTGCGGCAAGCGGAGTGTCCCTGCCGCCGCGAAGATGCAGGAAATGGCCGCGATCGCGGTCGCGCCCGGCTGGGCAGGTCACGGCATTGCCCTTCCACACCAGATCGCCCGCCCCATCCGTCCCGATCGCGAACGACACCCGGCCATTGCCCATGAGATGCACCATGTCCGATTCTTCGCCGCCCCGTTCCCACGCCTGCGCTCGCGGCGGCTTGGATGCGGCCGGAGAAGGCTCGGCGAGCGTCTGCCGGCGTTCGAGTTCGGGCTGTATCTCCCACGGAATGCGTTCGTTGAGGAGGAGATCGACCGCCTGCATTCGGTGGTCGGCCCCGAACCATCGCACGATCGCATCGTCGGCCACCGCGTTGGCGATCGCGGCGATGGTCATGCCGTGATGATGCGCCATGTACGAGCGCACCAGTGCCGGCGCTCCCCCCTCGCCAAGCCGCGCGGGCGTGAAATCGAGCGCTTCGTGGAAGCCGAAACGGCCGAGCGCGCCCAGCTTTTCGAGACGGCGCAGATTGGCGACCACGCCGCGCGGATCGACCGGCAAGGCGAGCGCCGAGGCGTAAGGAGCGATGACGAGATCCTCCTCCAGCCCCCGCCGCAGGCCGATATCGGGCACGCCGAATGCGCGATAGCGCCATGCGCCGTCGCCGCCATAGGATGCAAAGCCCGATTCCGAGATGCCCCATGGCACCCGGCGGCGCCCGGCATGCGCCTTCTGGATCGCGACGACTTCCCTTTCCGTCATGCCGAGCAGGGTCGCTTCGTCGCTGCGCACGAACAGTGAGGGCATGAGGTATTCGAACATCGAACCGTTCCACGAGACGAGCGCCGTGCGCCCCCGCCGCTGGCGCACCGGGCGCCCGAGCCGGAACCAGTGTTCGGTCGGCACGTCGCGTTTGGCGATGGCGAAATAGCTCGCCAGCCTCGCCTCGCTCGCGAGCAGATCGTAGAGATGCGGGTCGAGCCGTTCGCCGCTGACATCGTAGCCGATATGGAACAGGCGGCGGTGGTTGTCGTAGAGCGGAGCGAAATCCATGCCCTGTGCAAAGGCATCGGCCCGGCGGGCGATGTCGCGCAGCACGTGCGCGATCCGATCGCGCGAGGAAGGCGCCTCGCCCAGCAATTCGCGGCGGCATTCGGCGAGATGGTGTTCCGAGCGCTCGAGCCAGTCGTGCACCTGTTCGATGCCGGTCGGTTCGTTTGCCTCCTGTTCGACCAGCGCACGCACGATCCCGCTGCGCAGGCATGCAAGCTGGCGTTCCGCCGCATCGATGAGGTCGCGCCAGTGGCGCTCCTCCTCCGCGAGCCCGGCGACGATCTCGCGCAGATGGGCCGCCTCTCCCG is part of the Erythrobacter litoralis genome and encodes:
- a CDS encoding GH36-type glycosyl hydrolase domain-containing protein, which encodes MPAWRSLDSLDAWLADALGAASEAHPAASSAAEWLLDNGYIVKRAIVQLGEDLPRGFYARLRPIEGGPAGGEPRVLMLAHGLLHAGKHQLSREVLLAYLEGYQSHHPLDIAELWALPAMLRLACIERLASAVGEAFPAVKVPFECSRSCRAFAPPAAAEESIARMIANLVAISSIDWKDIFDHASAVDRLLCEDPAETYAACDFETRDAYRDSLEDLADRAALAEVEVAEAALAMARETQDLPGRHVGHWLCGAGLAAMERRIGISLSLGRRMARAMRARAGLVYAGLLFACGLAGLLLPAAYLAYEQASAVQWVLGLALCALPTTVLAVTFVNWLVTATVPPRRLPKLDFREGIDRSARTIVAVPVILGSVAEAQEIIARLELHRLANPEADAFVLLSDPTDAPQERMPGDEEIERALRRGVIALNRKWHGGFCLLHRARQYNRAENCWMGWERKRGKIEQFNAFLETANRSAFPVTAGAVRRLVGTRFVVTADADTRLSPGSVAKLAGALAHPLNRPVFDDGGRVLAGYTVLQPRIEIGPQGTHTRFARLFGGDSAIDIYSRAVSDVYQDLIGTGNYVGKGIYDVEAFARSLAGRIPENLLLSHDLWEGLQGRAGLASDIVFYEGFPESYAEYARRWHRWVRGDWQLLPWLFDRVPGPGGQRIANRLTTFDRLRIWDNMRRSLLPPSVMLLLAGGWFVLPGSAWVWTAIALLVPGAWLFTEVVTGMARGRRRGVLATTGNRAREHLARWLLQIVFLPADSFVALHAITLTLVRLRRGERLLQWTSAAEVNRLIALGSVRSAQFAATWPAPAAGLIALAALGLARSPALAAALPLVAAWLAAPLIARLTAFPARRPRPSLERADRHYLRAVARRSWLFFERFAGPQDHWLPPDNHQEAPIAATAHRTSPTNIGMMALAALSAWRLGHLGTPEFAIRMQSMLDALDRLERWHGHILNWYDTRSLAPLEPRYVSSVDSGNLAVSLVTLARGCRTIADAPLFTPARWDGFSDCLRLLGEAIDSCSLDGDLAGEAAHLREIVAGLAEEERHWRDLIDAAERQLACLRSGIVRALVEQEANEPTGIEQVHDWLERSEHHLAECRRELLGEAPSSRDRIAHVLRDIARRADAFAQGMDFAPLYDNHRRLFHIGYDVSGERLDPHLYDLLASEARLASYFAIAKRDVPTEHWFRLGRPVRQRRGRTALVSWNGSMFEYLMPSLFVRSDEATLLGMTEREVVAIQKAHAGRRRVPWGISESGFASYGGDGAWRYRAFGVPDIGLRRGLEEDLVIAPYASALALPVDPRGVVANLRRLEKLGALGRFGFHEALDFTPARLGEGGAPALVRSYMAHHHGMTIAAIANAVADDAIVRWFGADHRMQAVDLLLNERIPWEIQPELERRQTLAEPSPAASKPPRAQAWERGGEESDMVHLMGNGRVSFAIGTDGAGDLVWKGNAVTCPAGRDRDRGHFLHLRGGRDTPLAATLSPFPPAAGRSAVIHPHKLEIRSQAGDLSAVHEMLVAPVDDVALHRLRLVNHSARTMHLDFASDAEIALAPLGEWNRHPAFARLFVEARHHPPTDALVFTRRSRDADAPGLAMAQRIVGTPGRVRVTGFEVSRRHARGRLATHRAFPEVAARPASLETHPLDAASVLAARISLPAHGEAEIAVVTALAPSGEEALEVLERYGSLAALDWIDGDAKHRARADLARIGLLPERLRDAQLLFSALVAEPGPRNPASGEARRQDLWELGLSGDLPILVYEPGEDVAGEDLRFVLRAHRLWRWHGHPVDLAILYPGPPGYIDPVRERIAESLRDVGVEDHLGQRGGIVLIGKEQREAHLVAALEAAARVTLRAGLEAVERQIDSGRAGPVPLPAFLPSAAPAQDSSGEGRGPAHEDRALVAGPGGFTPAGDYAIELAPGEATPAPWSNVIANASFGTVVTEAGLGFTFGGNSGEQRITPWHNDPLRDPSGEALYLRDEASGRVWTVTPLPAGRDAPCRIEHRPGETIWTRNSDGLEQTLACSLAEDDPVKIVRLTLRDTSGQARRITATFLADWIIGANAADPAPLRTSRYRADLAAILGQNPMDGAMGGGIAFLAGEGTIHGLSTSRSDVLGEPPDWKRPVALGAWGLGDRSGNSGEDAAAALQVHIDIAPGGEAGTVFFLGMAAGEDEIADCLARLRGPGAAAVAAANTIASWEERFASFEVKTPDPAFDLMVNRWLPYQILSSRVYARAGFYQASGAFGFRDQLQDVSALFLSAPGIARAHILRAAAHQFEEGDVLHWWHPPSGKGVRTRCSDDLVWLPFVTADYVRATGDMTILDEEVPFLRAPELAPDEADRYGEFAHGESGSLFEHCRRAFDRAFRTGEHGLPLIGDGDWNDGMNRIGAGGKGESVWLAWFLIASIRSFSDVAQAAGQPEFGARWIARADQLTRALEEHGWDGAWYLRAFDDYGRPWGSAENEECRIDALVQAWSVIAGGDSARSRRAMDSAFEQLVRPSDSIARLLDPPFADSPRDPGYIQAYPPGIRENGGQYSHAAAWLGIACAMLGDGAQAKEVFDRINPACHAATVEDAMRYAVEPYAAAGDISGGDEHLGQGGWTWYTGAAGWAWRLASEHILGIRLDRGRIDLAPCLPPDWDGFCASVRGQGVIEIEVRRGEASALTIDGEQAESGPIDFPGEGKRREVLLVLAPAPGTRPASSSDPVPQPSGAAAGRA